A part of Geoanaerobacter pelophilus genomic DNA contains:
- a CDS encoding cold-shock protein, which translates to MVNGTVKWFNDSKGFGFLEQESGEDVFVHFSAITGEGFKSLAEGDRVTFDVVKGPKGLQAANVTRV; encoded by the coding sequence ATGGTAAATGGAACAGTAAAGTGGTTCAATGACAGCAAGGGGTTTGGTTTTCTTGAGCAGGAGAGCGGCGAGGACGTATTCGTACACTTTTCAGCAATTACCGGTGAAGGCTTCAAGTCTCTCGCCGAAGGTGACCGTGTAACGTTTGATGTTGTAAAAGGCCCGAAAGGTCTTCAGGCAGCTAACGTAACCAGGGTTTAA